The following are encoded in a window of Ignicoccus islandicus DSM 13165 genomic DNA:
- a CDS encoding NOG1 family protein, translated as MRYLRDPPDYFRHLHVPTSDEIVNKVLKRYPKLKPKSKRPKDLIELEVQRVSLVYQIILDKLKFLDQLPKPEELHPFYIELASLSVPYQKYWAVVHGLKRLRKKLEEMWEDYRVLVKTAVSLEEAARIRREAVGRALNAVKRSRGALDVILKFKLAISSLPSIDFNEPRIVVAGMPSTGKSSFVKFVSSAEVEVASYPFTTKEVHVGHFFDGRYKFQVVDTPGILDRTWEEMNEIEKRAAIAIRHLPNSLLFLFDVSAEGPPIEKQARVLDNVLKVVGNERVVLAANKIDVADAVKLREVKELARTMGKNLFELSILNGIGVHEVLAVLKEKALEEFASLKEAS; from the coding sequence TTGAGGTACTTGAGGGATCCACCAGATTACTTTAGGCATTTGCACGTACCGACTTCAGACGAGATAGTTAATAAGGTACTAAAAAGGTACCCGAAGCTAAAACCCAAGAGTAAGAGACCGAAGGACCTAATAGAATTGGAAGTGCAAAGGGTGAGCTTGGTCTACCAAATAATCCTAGACAAGTTAAAGTTCCTAGACCAATTACCTAAACCTGAAGAGTTACATCCGTTCTACATTGAGTTAGCTTCGCTTAGCGTCCCCTATCAGAAGTATTGGGCAGTGGTTCACGGTTTGAAGAGACTCAGGAAGAAGTTGGAGGAAATGTGGGAAGACTATCGGGTTCTAGTTAAAACGGCGGTCAGCTTAGAGGAAGCAGCTAGAATTAGGAGAGAGGCTGTTGGAAGAGCGTTGAACGCTGTGAAGCGATCCAGAGGAGCGCTTGACGTGATATTGAAGTTCAAGTTAGCAATCTCTAGTCTCCCATCAATAGATTTCAATGAACCCAGAATAGTTGTAGCTGGGATGCCTTCAACGGGAAAATCGAGTTTCGTCAAGTTCGTTTCGTCAGCGGAAGTGGAAGTAGCCTCGTATCCCTTCACTACTAAGGAAGTTCACGTTGGTCACTTCTTTGATGGAAGGTATAAGTTTCAAGTGGTTGACACGCCCGGGATATTGGACAGAACGTGGGAGGAAATGAATGAAATAGAAAAAAGGGCCGCTATTGCAATAAGACACCTACCTAATTCCCTCCTCTTCCTTTTCGACGTTAGCGCGGAAGGACCCCCTATTGAGAAGCAAGCGCGCGTTTTGGATAACGTATTAAAAGTAGTTGGAAACGAAAGGGTGGTATTGGCAGCCAATAAGATCGACGTTGCTGATGCGGTTAAGCTTAGGGAAGTCAAGGAATTGGCTAGAACTATGGGCAAGAACTTATTCGAACTTTCGATACTTAATGGGATTGGCGTGCATGAGGTGTTAGCCGTTCTAAAGGAAAAAGCCCTTGAGGAGTTCGCTAGCCTCAAAGAGGCATCTTAG